The region TGACACTTACCACGTAGATCATTGTCTAAACTGTGTCCGACCAATATGGTTCCATTTGATAACAACCTCTTCATCTTTTTCTATGAAAATACAACACATTTCTTCATTAAGCACATGAACGGATGAAATAGGAAAACCACAAAGTGAACCATAACATACCTGTATATCAGCCAAGGTGCACGTAACTGTCTCTAGATCTCGAGAAGAAACACCAGTAACCTCTGTTCTATAGTCTACAATTGCTTTGTCGGGTTTTACACGTTTGTGTAGCTTGACCTGAAAAGTTCTGAAAATTATCTATCTACGCCCCAAAAGGGAGAAGTCATTTAAAATAAAGTTATGCACAACTCAATTTTTTTAAGGGAGGGGGTCCCAAGTAATACGAAGAATATACATAAATTACCTTTAAATTGTGGTCTACCACACAGACTTCAACTAATGCTTCAGTCCCATCTTCACAGAGAACCATTTCACAATCAACAGCAACCATTGCAGTAGACCTcatcacttttttattttttctgaggTTTATAATTACCCATCTCTTCATTTTCCACAATAAAAAGCAACACAGATAATGGATGAGTAATGTGAACCATTGTACAGTTCTTCTTATCCAAATCCAAGTGAAACTATTCATTTAAATCATCAGCAAAAGCATGTGACTCATTTAAATATTCATATGTTAAAGCATCCATATGAACAAAAAATTGATTATTGCgtactattttttttcaattttcatgcaCTGAGCAGTAAAATATCAAATTATCAATCATTGCCATGAGCTTCATATTCAACATTCAAATACTGCAATCCAGAATGCAAGTAAACTTTTTCCTTATAATCGAAAGAATTCTTTTAAATTGTTGCTAATTTTCTTCGGCACTTCTTTGACATCTTCAACTAGAACAGAATAGAAAGACCAATGCACATATTATGTATTATTCCACACAGCAGTTCACATATAAGCAGTGTACATATAAAAGAACTAAATAGCATTTTGAATGCGCATAGGTTGACCGGAAAATTCAAGCACAGATGATGACAAGTAAACAAACCTCATCAATTGATTGAAATGAATAATCCAATGGATATAATGGGTGTTGGAGAGTTATTTGGACTAGCCCCTGTACTGccaacattaaaaaaaacatagcaCAATCACCAATAAATGCAGGAGGTGATGAAATTAACACCATTGGTAAAGATTTTCACTAATTGATTTCAAAATAGCGTGAATTCCATCACCAGAGACAAAAGACTGTAGGAAGGATAAAGAATAACTGACAGCAAAAGTAATATCAAAATATGTCTAAATTTTAGATATTTTGCATAATGTAATTATCAATTGCAGTCTCTTAAATTTTGGGTTCCAGATTTAGATGAGGTCAGCAACAAGAATTCAAAGAGCCAAGGTTAAAATGGCATGATGATTCAGATTATATAACTGCCAACACCAACTCACAAAATTACAATATGTAACTTGTGATTAAAAACAATGCATAAGGTATACATAATAGTAATTAAATAGCTGACAACCAatataaaattcaataaaaatgttGGATCATTTAAGGAAACAATAGTAAAAGGTTAGCTCTTGGAAGAAAGACTAAAACATTGGGGAAAGAAATTAAGTTCTAAAAAAAATGAACACAAAATGCTTATCAATATTTGAGAAATAACTCAATAGCCTTAAACCCATCTAGAATCTCAAGTACAAAAACATTAGTACTTACCAGTAGTTTCAGTACTGGTATAATCTAAAAAAGAAAGCTTAACTGCCAAAATTAGCCTAATTTCATAAAGAATGATCGTTATGAAAACATACCTGCTCAGGTGAATCATGAGATTTATCTTTCAGTTTCTCTACCGAGTATTGATTTGAATGATGTCGCATGATGTTGCCAAAAAACTGAGCACAAGGAGGAAATGGACAAGGTTCATTTTGAAGACTATTAACTTCCCCTCATCAGAAGAAGAGATGTATGTGCGCATGTGTAAGGTGCTACAAAATTCATTACCTTCAAATCATCCTCCATGGAGAAAGTCTTCAGAAATGCAGCCAAGACTTCATGGGTCCTCTTTGCTGGATCACTCATACTTGCCCCAAACTTTTTATCATAGCTGTTCAAGAACTCTTTCCAGTCTCCCAGATTACCCTTCATGCCTCTTTTTTGTGACAATTTTACAATATCAACCAGCACCTACCCACATGTAAGCATTAGTTTGCTGGGGCaaaggagaaagaagaagaaacaaagaaaaaaacaggTTTGAGATTTCACCCATCTAAACTAGCAAATTATCCACTTAAAAGTATTGGAACAAATCACAATTTATCTATGTAACAGATGACATCATGAGTTTGATCATCATCGCACACAATCAAATAAGTTGTAAAGAATTTTGCAAACATGTCAATTAAAACTTATCTCTATGAACTAACTCATTCATTTCATAGAAAATATAATGTTTTATCTTATTAAACAATTATAAGATGGGGTCACAACTCACAACTAGTGTAAGAAAGCAACAAGAGCCACATAAGATTTTCTTACAACAATAGAGCTGGTCCAAGGGTTAACTTGGAGTCCCTACATTTTTAACTTAGTCTTGGATGCCCTTATTTAACATATCCAAGAGCTGGTGCCACAGTGCATGCTTTCTGTAGATGACATAGTCGTACAACCGAAGAAATAAATGGGAACAAGCTTTAAACAGATTAGCAACATAAATAACAGTCCACATTCCGCAACCAGAAAAGATAATTAAGGAAGAAATGAAAAGTAAAGAGCAGGTATGGAGAGCTTACCTTTTTGTCTGCGGCGTCGATCTTGTCGTCCATATTCGCCAGTTCACAAGAGTCCTATATGCAGATTTGAACAAAttgtaaaattattataaaattcAGAAGCATTTTGAATAATACTGATACTGATAGATAGAATCATAGGAAAACTAAAGAGACTGTATCTGTATGTGGAACTGAAACTGAATATCATTCACactgaaaaagaagaagaaggactgCGCCGTCGTGAAGAAGAAGGGTTTTCGAATTTCGACTTAATTGAGTCTCTGAAACTGAGAttcaaaaattacatttttagtCCCGTGATTTTAACTATGGGTGGTTTTAGACCcccaaatatattttattttgcaaATCAAGTCcctatccttttttttttctcaagatATTCGCACAGTCGACAGTCATGAAATTAATCCCTCGAACATCTAATATCATATTAAGGAGTTTCACTAACTACCAGTTGTCCTAAACATTTTCGATAAGTCCCCTatcattatctttttttttttgaagtttaagtACTGTCTTTCATTCAAGAGCAACAGAAGCTGCGTGTGTTACATCAGCAGAGATCAAAAGGGAGGTCCCAGGAGGGTCCTCTTCTAACCAATAGTTCTCATGAAAATCAAAGGCTAAGTTGGCTAGGAAATCTGCCACTACATTACAATCCCTTTTCACATGGGAGACAGTACATAAACTAAAAGCATAGGAAAGGTGTTTACATTCCTTGACTATATCAGCAAAATAAGAGATACCAGTCTGGGATCTTTCCCATTGGTTGACAAAAAGAACGGAGTCAGTTTCCACTAGCACCCTATCAAATCCCATTTCCTTTGTCCACCTCAGAGCCCATTTTATACCAGCTGCCTCTACAAGAGAAGGATCCTCAATTTCCTCAATGAGCCAGGTTGCAGCTGCCATTgattctcctttttcatttctGATAATTGCTCCCAACCCCGTGCCCAGATTTCTTCTAATCGCAGCATCGACATTCAGCTTGTAGAAACCTCTTGGTGGTGCTTTCCATTTTGGCGGTGTTGTGTTTTTTGTGGCAGCAGGCCTGGGAGCTTCCCTCACACTGATACTTGTGGCCTTTGCTAGTGTTCGATTGATGTCCCAAAGTTGCTGCTCAAAGGTCCACGCGTTTCTTCTCCCCCAGATGGCCCAAATCATGTTGAAAACTTCTGCCATGGTGTCTTTTTCAGGGTGTGCCAGGATGCGTTCCAACCAGCAGAGGAAATTGTCTGGGGTATCCATTGAGATGTGTATATTGAGGTGGGAAGCAAACCATATTCTACGGACGGGTTCGCATGTGAGGAGAGCGTGGATTGTGGTCTCTTCCTCTTCACCACAACAAGGACAGATTGGATCTATATTCATACCTCTTTTTTTCATATTCATTTTGACTGGAAGGATTTCTTTGCTTGCCCTCCAAATTAGTTCCTTGCACCTTGGTAGAGATTTCATGGCCCATATTTGCTGCCAAAGTTTTGATCCATTTGAGTGTGAAGGGCCAGTCGTTTGTTGAATGTTTTGGATGCATCTGAGTTGTTTGTAGCCCGACTTGACACTATACTGGCCATCTCTATTATCCTTCCAAATCACAATGTCATTTCTTTGATATGAGGTAAGTGGAATCTGGACTATCTTCATTGCATCTACACGGGAGAAAACTCTGTTGATCCTGCCAATATTCCAGGACCGTGTATCTGGCCAAATTAGATCACTCACCTTCTCAAGTTTGCAAAGCCTAGGTTTTTTGGACAGGATTCTTCCACTGTGGGCTGTTGGGATCCATTTGTCTGTCCAAATGTTTATGTTTTCACCATCCCCCACCTTCCATATGCTGCCATCCTCTATCACCCCTTTAACTGAGTGGATGTTCTTCCATAGGTAGCTAGAGTTAGTGCCCCTGCTTGCTTCTGAGGCCTCACATCTTGGGTAGTACCTAGCCTTGAGCACTTGAGCCACGAGAGAGTTGTTTCTTTGGAGGAGTCTCCACCATTGTTTCGCAAGAAGGGCCCTGTTAAAACTAGTAAAGGACCTGAAACCGACCCCCAAGCTTTTTTGGAGTTGCTAGAGAATCCCATTTTATCCAATTCATCTTGTTGGATTCAGAGCTGCCGCCCCAAAAGAACTTGTTGATCATTATCTCTAGTTGTGTGCATAGGGTGGCTGGAAGTAAGAAAAGCCCCATAACGTACGTTGGGATTGCTTGTGCTATGGATTTTATTAGGACCTCTCTCCCCGATCTTGATAGAGCCTTTTCTTTCCAACCCTTGAGTTTCTTCCAAATCCTCTCCCGGACAAAGCTAAAGACTTGAGTTTTGGATCTTCCCACGATGGTA is a window of Lotus japonicus ecotype B-129 chromosome 5, LjGifu_v1.2 DNA encoding:
- the LOC130717370 gene encoding uncharacterized protein LOC130717370 — encoded protein: MKIVQIPLTSYQRNDIVIWKDNRDGQYSVKSGYKQLRCIQNIQQTTGPSHSNGSKLWQQIWAMKSLPRCKELIWRASKEILPVKMNMKKRGMNIDPICPCCGEEEETTIHALLTCEPVRRIWFASHLNIHISMDTPDNFLCWLERILAHPEKDTMAEVFNMIWAIWGRRNAWTFEQQLWDINRTLAKATSISVREAPRPAATKNTTPPKWKAPPRGFYKLNVDAAIRRNLGTGLGAIIRNEKGESMAAATWLIEEIEDPSLVEAAGIKWALRWTKEMGFDRVLVETDSVLFVNQWERSQTGISYFADIVKECKHLSYAFSLCTVSHVKRDCNVVADFLANLAFDFHENYWLEEDPPGTSLLISADVTHAASVALE